A stretch of Endozoicomonas sp. SCSIO W0465 DNA encodes these proteins:
- a CDS encoding DUF58 domain-containing protein: protein MKDSLFTPSWRWLNNHFQQWADQRTPRATRIQLNQRRIYIVPTGSGFFWLSMVLVIFLVAVNYRNSLAYGLCFFMLSLFLLSILHTWRNLAGITLVAKGAEAGHAGEFIPVSIECLGGRCRRYSIAIGWPETESVLVSFDRDTEQRLVARAGSRGWFRPGRLRIESVYPLGLCRAWSWVRLDFRSVVYPAPDDRYPLPESDIADDGERSLTASGFDDFAGFRSYQQTDPPAHVFWQGYARTGELLTKQFDQPSGRELWFSLDQVPEGDLEQRLSVLTAWCLECDKQQYAYGLVMSGQKLAPSTGELHLKRCLEVLALYELDDGMAVSGGVNG, encoded by the coding sequence ATGAAAGACTCACTTTTTACTCCATCCTGGCGTTGGCTAAATAACCATTTTCAGCAGTGGGCTGATCAGCGTACGCCCAGAGCGACCCGGATTCAGCTTAACCAGCGTCGTATTTATATTGTGCCCACAGGCTCCGGATTCTTCTGGCTCTCCATGGTACTGGTGATTTTTCTGGTGGCGGTCAATTACCGCAATTCACTGGCTTATGGGCTTTGCTTTTTTATGCTGAGCCTCTTTTTATTATCCATTCTTCATACCTGGCGGAACCTGGCCGGTATTACCCTGGTGGCCAAAGGGGCTGAAGCCGGGCACGCCGGTGAGTTTATACCCGTATCGATAGAGTGTCTCGGTGGACGGTGCAGACGCTACTCTATCGCTATTGGCTGGCCGGAAACGGAGTCTGTTCTGGTCAGCTTTGATCGTGATACGGAACAGCGGCTGGTTGCCCGGGCTGGGTCTCGGGGATGGTTCCGGCCCGGGCGATTGCGTATAGAAAGTGTTTACCCCCTGGGATTATGCCGGGCATGGAGCTGGGTTCGCCTGGATTTTCGTTCGGTGGTTTATCCTGCACCTGATGACCGTTACCCATTACCGGAGAGTGATATAGCGGACGATGGTGAGCGATCATTGACAGCATCTGGCTTTGACGACTTTGCCGGGTTTAGAAGTTATCAGCAGACAGACCCTCCTGCCCATGTTTTCTGGCAGGGCTATGCCCGGACAGGAGAACTACTGACCAAACAGTTTGATCAACCATCAGGCCGTGAACTCTGGTTTTCCCTGGATCAGGTGCCGGAAGGAGATCTTGAGCAAAGACTTTCTGTTCTGACCGCCTGGTGCCTGGAGTGCGATAAGCAACAATATGCCTATGGTCTGGTCATGTCAGGGCAGAAGCTGGCTCCATCAACTGGTGAGTTG
- a CDS encoding O-succinylhomoserine sulfhydrylase has translation MNDHDLTEALAFATQSIRAGSFRSDQREHSEAIYLSSSFVYDSAAQAQAVFAGDEPGNVYSRYTNPSLQMLEARMAVLEGREVDDEITACATASGMAAILGTGMSLLKSGDHVICSRNVFGTTFTLFAKYFAKFGVNTTFVDLVDYQQWREAMTPQTRLLFLETPSNPLSDIADLELLAEIAHSNNALLMVDNCFCTPALQRPLSFGADLVVHSATKYIDGQGRCLGGMVVGRKQLVDEVHLWQRAAGATMSPFNAWVFYKGLETLSVRMDAHCRNASELACWLSQHPAVERVHYAGLSSHPGHEMARKQQKGFGGVLAFEVKGGRESAWKVIDRVQIMSRTANLGDTRTTITHPATTTHCRLSNEDKVKSGITESLVRIAVGLENIDDLKADLEKGLRQLL, from the coding sequence ATGAATGATCATGATTTGACTGAGGCGTTGGCATTTGCAACCCAGTCTATCCGGGCAGGTTCGTTTCGCAGTGACCAGCGTGAGCACAGTGAAGCGATTTATCTCAGTTCAAGTTTTGTCTATGACAGCGCTGCCCAGGCTCAGGCTGTGTTTGCAGGGGATGAGCCAGGTAACGTCTATTCCCGTTATACTAACCCTTCACTACAGATGCTGGAAGCGCGCATGGCCGTGCTGGAAGGCCGTGAAGTTGACGACGAGATTACCGCCTGTGCCACGGCTTCTGGTATGGCCGCGATTCTTGGCACCGGTATGTCCCTGCTGAAAAGTGGCGATCATGTCATTTGTTCCCGCAATGTATTTGGCACCACATTTACCCTCTTTGCCAAATATTTTGCAAAGTTTGGGGTTAACACCACGTTTGTGGATCTGGTGGATTATCAGCAGTGGCGTGAGGCGATGACACCACAAACCCGCCTTCTATTTCTGGAAACCCCTTCCAATCCATTGAGTGATATTGCCGATCTTGAGCTTCTGGCGGAGATTGCCCACAGTAACAACGCTTTGCTTATGGTGGATAACTGCTTCTGTACGCCAGCCCTGCAACGTCCACTCTCTTTTGGTGCTGACCTGGTGGTGCATTCGGCCACAAAATACATTGATGGCCAGGGACGCTGCCTGGGTGGCATGGTCGTTGGCAGGAAACAGCTCGTGGATGAAGTTCACTTATGGCAACGGGCGGCAGGGGCAACCATGAGTCCGTTCAATGCCTGGGTGTTTTATAAAGGGTTGGAGACCCTTTCTGTGCGTATGGACGCCCATTGTCGTAATGCTTCGGAATTGGCGTGCTGGCTCAGTCAACATCCGGCTGTGGAGCGAGTCCATTATGCCGGGTTAAGTTCCCATCCGGGCCATGAAATGGCCAGAAAACAGCAGAAAGGGTTTGGTGGTGTGCTGGCCTTTGAGGTAAAAGGCGGCCGGGAGTCAGCCTGGAAAGTGATTGACCGTGTACAGATTATGTCCCGTACTGCCAATCTGGGTGATACCCGGACGACCATCACCCATCCGGCAACAACAACCCACTGCCGTTTGTCCAATGAAGACAAGGTAAAGTCAGGCATTACAGAAAGTCTGGTTCGAATTGCCGTTGGTCTTGAGAATATTGATGACCTGAAAGCTGATCTTGAAAAGGGACTCAGGCAGTTATTGTAA
- a CDS encoding 5'-3' exonuclease H3TH domain-containing protein, which produces MAPTLLLIDALNLIRRIHAAIPSREPQADENQQVDGALSATLSSVQRAIKECNPSHILMVFDGDPPTWRHQLLPGYKAQRKPMPLVLRQRLVEFNNAFRQIGIMTFRRNGIEADDVIGAITHKAIAANVKTVILSTDKAYRQLLHSSLVIQRDHFQKENFDRVSVCTEYGMPPEQLLDYWGIAGVGDVPGVEGVGKKGASELINQFGSLRAIFEPEVAHGEKVKGALKKVLTQREQAELSVRLATLQYDVELGLSLKDLRYKPEESKASRINQPA; this is translated from the coding sequence ATGGCACCAACGCTGCTACTGATTGATGCTCTTAACCTGATACGCCGCATCCATGCTGCAATCCCCTCAAGGGAACCTCAGGCCGATGAAAACCAACAGGTGGATGGTGCCTTATCTGCAACACTGTCGTCCGTACAAAGAGCCATTAAAGAGTGCAACCCAAGCCATATTCTGATGGTCTTTGATGGCGACCCTCCTACCTGGAGACACCAGCTTCTGCCAGGGTATAAAGCACAGCGTAAGCCGATGCCTCTGGTCTTGCGCCAGAGGCTGGTTGAATTCAATAATGCTTTTCGCCAGATAGGGATAATGACGTTTCGTCGCAATGGCATAGAAGCTGATGACGTGATTGGCGCCATTACCCACAAGGCCATTGCCGCCAATGTCAAAACGGTGATTCTGTCAACAGACAAGGCATACCGACAGCTGCTGCATTCGTCACTGGTCATACAGCGGGATCATTTCCAGAAAGAGAATTTTGACCGTGTTTCTGTCTGCACAGAGTATGGAATGCCCCCTGAACAGTTACTGGACTACTGGGGTATTGCAGGCGTTGGAGATGTTCCCGGCGTGGAAGGCGTAGGAAAGAAAGGTGCGTCGGAGTTAATTAACCAATTTGGCAGCTTACGAGCGATATTTGAGCCTGAAGTGGCACATGGGGAGAAGGTGAAAGGAGCTTTGAAAAAGGTGTTGACGCAGAGGGAACAAGCGGAGTTATCGGTACGTTTGGCAACGTTACAATATGATGTGGAATTAGGGTTGAGCTTAAAAGACCTGCGATACAAACCGGAAGAGAGCAAGGCAAGCCGGATAAACCAGCCTGCCTGA
- a CDS encoding MoxR family ATPase yields the protein MNSTLRNSLDALSGVIRGKDRELRLALCCMLARGHLLIEDLPGMGKTALALSLARLLGLDYQRIQFTSDLLPADILGVSIFDQASSEFRFKPGPVFSQLLLADEINRASPRTQSALLEAMEERQVTVEGQARSLPEPFVVIATQNPLTQQGTFPLPESQMDRFLLCIPMGYPDTDSEKAILRGEAGRFLVSQLVQSVTPGAFLSMQQEVDNVHASDLLLDYVLRLLKATREEGHFAVGLSPRAGLALLQAARAWAYIDGRDYLIPEDIQAVFVPVATHRLTMQKQGISPGELLGRINAMA from the coding sequence ATGAACTCAACGTTGCGGAACTCTCTGGACGCACTGTCTGGTGTTATTCGGGGGAAAGACCGGGAACTTCGGTTGGCACTGTGCTGTATGTTAGCCCGGGGTCATCTGTTAATCGAAGATCTGCCGGGTATGGGGAAAACCGCACTGGCATTGTCACTGGCCCGATTGCTGGGGCTGGATTATCAACGAATTCAGTTTACCAGTGACCTGTTGCCGGCTGATATTCTGGGCGTTTCTATTTTTGATCAGGCGTCATCTGAATTCCGGTTCAAGCCAGGTCCTGTGTTTTCCCAGCTGCTGCTGGCTGATGAAATTAACCGGGCTTCACCCCGAACCCAGAGTGCGCTTCTGGAAGCCATGGAAGAGCGACAGGTGACCGTAGAAGGGCAGGCCAGGTCTTTGCCTGAGCCGTTTGTGGTGATTGCCACCCAGAATCCGTTGACACAGCAGGGAACCTTTCCATTGCCTGAATCGCAGATGGATCGCTTTTTACTGTGCATTCCCATGGGCTATCCGGATACCGATTCAGAAAAAGCCATTCTCCGGGGAGAGGCCGGGCGATTTCTGGTCAGCCAGCTGGTTCAGTCAGTGACACCCGGAGCATTTCTGTCAATGCAGCAGGAGGTTGATAACGTTCACGCCAGTGACCTGTTACTGGACTATGTGCTTCGATTACTGAAGGCCACTCGCGAAGAGGGGCATTTTGCCGTTGGTTTGTCGCCAAGGGCGGGTTTGGCATTGTTACAGGCAGCCCGTGCCTGGGCTTACATAGATGGCAGGGACTACCTGATTCCGGAAGATATTCAGGCGGTGTTTGTCCCGGTTGCCACTCACCGGCTGACCATGCAGAAACAGGGCATATCACCGGGTGAACTCCTTGGCCGCATTAACGCCATGGCTTAA
- a CDS encoding IS1595 family transposase, protein MGNDSKRGGQVIINMLSNVKKATIEPFIKKHVAPQSQIYTDEYNIYDDLESWGFRHKTVCHGKGEYARDDDKDGIYEVHVNTMEGFWSLLRSWLRPHRGISQEALPLYLGFFEFLHNIGRRGKSLLQPLVNLLVT, encoded by the coding sequence ATTGGGAATGATTCAAAAAGGGGAGGTCAGGTCATTATCAACATGCTGTCGAACGTTAAGAAGGCGACAATCGAACCATTTATCAAGAAACACGTAGCCCCACAGAGCCAGATTTATACCGATGAATACAACATCTATGATGACCTTGAAAGCTGGGGCTTCAGACATAAAACGGTCTGTCACGGCAAAGGTGAGTATGCTCGTGATGATGACAAAGACGGTATTTACGAGGTGCATGTTAATACTATGGAGGGGTTTTGGTCACTTCTACGCTCGTGGCTAAGGCCTCACAGGGGAATATCCCAAGAGGCTTTACCCCTTTACCTTGGCTTTTTTGAGTTTTTGCATAATATTGGCCGAAGAGGCAAAAGTCTTCTTCAGCCCTTAGTCAACTTGCTGGTTACATAG
- a CDS encoding IS4 family transposase, with protein sequence MLPLSPKPWSELTFGCADLGDTRRTKRLVKVAAELSAHTGNSLSSSCEGYTALVTGAYRLIENEAVKPEAIAEAGFQATAKIARQSRLLLALEDTTTLGYKHAVRSELGDLGGPEGSKTRGFHVHSVFLVDADTERSIGLIDQERWVREDVQRGKKNQRRQLPYEGKESFKWQRASENTEQRMGGKMPDIISVCDREADIYEYMHYKLDNRQRFVVRATQNRILVDGELLLFDSLAQTEVLGKYTIVVPQKGGRKKRKATLQVKRKKMTIQAPQRPGGRPEPVTMNIVSAEEIGNDSEDRLHWVLLTTEDIETFEDCRSIIRFYELRWRIEEFHKAWKSGAGVERLRLQSPDNIERLAVILMFVAVRLMQIREALMLPNDRQHKDRKLWSEKTLANEVVSDDEWQVLWLTYEKKALPDKPPTVTWLLQTIARLGGWGDSKHTGQPGWLVVWEGWAKLQDRVKTWQIARQFSAGEM encoded by the coding sequence ATGCTTCCACTTTCTCCTAAACCATGGTCAGAACTAACTTTTGGATGTGCTGATTTGGGCGATACTCGACGTACAAAACGACTTGTCAAAGTTGCTGCCGAGCTTTCAGCTCATACCGGTAATTCTTTGTCATCTTCATGCGAAGGTTATACCGCACTGGTAACTGGAGCTTACCGGCTGATTGAGAATGAGGCCGTAAAGCCTGAAGCAATAGCTGAGGCAGGCTTTCAGGCAACTGCCAAAATAGCGAGACAGTCTCGCCTACTTCTGGCTCTCGAAGATACAACAACCCTGGGTTATAAACATGCTGTCAGATCCGAGCTTGGTGATCTTGGAGGTCCTGAAGGCTCTAAAACCAGAGGATTCCACGTCCACTCTGTCTTCTTGGTTGATGCGGATACAGAGCGAAGCATTGGGCTTATTGATCAAGAACGATGGGTTAGAGAGGACGTTCAGCGGGGGAAAAAGAACCAACGTCGTCAGCTACCTTACGAGGGAAAGGAAAGCTTTAAGTGGCAAAGAGCCTCTGAAAACACAGAACAAAGGATGGGGGGTAAAATGCCTGACATCATCAGTGTTTGCGACCGGGAGGCGGATATATACGAATATATGCACTACAAACTGGATAACCGACAGCGGTTTGTTGTAAGAGCTACACAAAACAGAATCCTGGTGGATGGCGAACTCTTATTATTTGATTCCTTAGCTCAGACTGAAGTGTTGGGGAAATATACGATAGTGGTTCCTCAAAAAGGAGGTAGAAAGAAGCGAAAGGCAACGCTGCAGGTCAAAAGAAAGAAGATGACAATACAGGCGCCGCAAAGGCCAGGCGGCAGGCCGGAACCGGTAACTATGAATATTGTGTCGGCTGAAGAGATTGGCAATGACTCCGAAGACCGTTTGCACTGGGTACTATTGACAACTGAAGATATTGAAACATTCGAAGACTGTCGCTCTATCATTCGATTTTACGAGCTCCGATGGCGAATAGAAGAGTTCCATAAGGCTTGGAAATCGGGAGCAGGAGTAGAAAGGCTTCGTCTGCAATCTCCGGATAACATTGAACGACTTGCGGTCATATTAATGTTTGTCGCTGTCAGACTAATGCAAATCCGTGAAGCATTAATGTTACCGAATGACAGGCAGCACAAAGACAGAAAGCTTTGGAGTGAAAAAACACTCGCGAATGAGGTGGTCAGTGATGATGAATGGCAGGTTCTCTGGCTAACCTATGAAAAAAAAGCGTTGCCCGATAAGCCGCCAACAGTCACTTGGCTGCTTCAAACGATTGCTCGGCTTGGTGGTTGGGGTGATTCAAAGCATACAGGGCAGCCCGGCTGGTTAGTGGTATGGGAAGGCTGGGCGAAATTGCAGGATCGGGTAAAAACCTGGCAGATAGCCCGGCAGTTCAGCGCTGGAGAGATGTGA
- a CDS encoding transposase produces the protein MNIGRISDLISNDTCFEMIRENRWPDGTVLCPHCDSENVKKNGHDNVQVECQHYYCKSCKRYFDDLTNTVFAGHHRPLKVWIACLYLMGLNVSNSQIAQELDLCVSDAHHMTTVLRNGVVDRKPEVILDGEVEFDEVYIVAGHKGHPEALKKSGSSTEKKKA, from the coding sequence ATGAATATAGGCCGAATCTCAGATCTCATCAGTAATGACACCTGCTTTGAGATGATCCGTGAGAACCGCTGGCCAGATGGCACTGTTCTCTGTCCGCACTGTGATTCTGAGAATGTCAAAAAGAATGGACACGACAATGTGCAGGTAGAGTGCCAGCACTATTACTGTAAGTCCTGTAAGCGCTACTTCGATGACCTGACAAATACGGTTTTCGCAGGACACCACCGACCACTCAAAGTCTGGATTGCCTGTCTCTATTTAATGGGGCTGAACGTCTCCAACAGCCAGATAGCTCAGGAACTTGATCTGTGTGTCAGTGATGCACACCATATGACCACAGTCTTACGAAATGGTGTTGTTGACCGAAAGCCTGAAGTGATTCTTGATGGCGAAGTTGAATTCGACGAGGTCTACATTGTAGCTGGTCACAAGGGACACCCTGAAGCATTAAAAAAATCTGGATCGTCCACCGAGAAAAAGAAGGCTTAA